A window of Coregonus clupeaformis isolate EN_2021a chromosome 28, ASM2061545v1, whole genome shotgun sequence contains these coding sequences:
- the LOC121542864 gene encoding multiple epidermal growth factor-like domains protein 8 isoform X3: MGTETRDLVGERMASLLHGPLLGLLLVTVAPGCWAGDCKGHRQVLRGPPGYVTDGPGNYSVNGNCEWLIKAPSSNYRIVLNFTFMETECTYDYLFVYDGDSYQSPLLASLSGTTLPQPIEAKSGKMLLHLFSDANYNLLGFNATYSFSVCPGACGGHGRCDTASSLCQCHLGWGGADCATPLCPQACILHGTCDKRGERCLCSSDFLGQSCQLGLRDDSGAGQWWQVSGGDPYTPPRTGSAGVYLSSTGAMYLFGGFDLNRALGDLVKYNFSMNQWENRSYGHSPAARHSHTAVEWKGNMVIFGGELASAALASDVWMYRPIQDDWQQLGQSHLHGAPRVANHAAAVVDNYLYIFGGRTEEDMFSSSLYRFGLRGSGVWEAVQPTGGKPPATAGHSMVFHPPSRALLVYGGHRPTTARFSVRVNSTDVFHVDRRFWTSFRSRFPATGPRERAFHSATVIGNYMVVYGGNVHIHYQEEKCYDEGIFFYHLGCHQWVSAGESLQHRGEAVRGRYSHVAAVMEGRVLLVAGGYSGIARGDLVAYKVPLFVSSDPGDRVSQDDAVCAEAPDESVCLKNPECSWCEGRCREYQPTNPCGSTGCLGLARFLSDCQSCLVFSGAPGSLPRAPGDFGWCVQNESCLPVSDQSACRVDQISGAYGWWGERTRFLTSILSCRTENYVPGLHLLTFQHPRNDSQPDKVSILRSTSIILSPTTEMDVTLQFRGFIHPLWGAPPPAPPPTETVSMWARIQRLHFEARMAAGPNSLQLKEVVGRWAAHQEKETKLLSRPDMGRLFPNLTRGNRYLVQAEGYLNNSGSGQTSEMALTWNRTTLPGGSEISFLFLEPYRSGSCSGYQSCLACLSDQSCGWCPSLGRCLFRALPDLEPCPEDQGEGERHLLLAPPQCTLCEEYRDCSACTQDPYCEWQINSSKKGDYQCSRRGRLEGSIRDPVGCPKVCNQRRTCGECLSNSSQCAWCESAQACFYFAAYLTKYPYGECRDWYDSVHSVPQCKQCSALVTCTDCLQTFQCGWCGDYNNPTIGRCLRGDWAGMDDPSVYNCSVAVAEVRATSPEPQTLAPPRPMEMELELEHLEEGERDAVWSYPTCPDVEECRLGLHSCHPFATCVNTPTSYECHCERGYTGDGTLHCNQTCYNECREGQCSGSPRFECECSLGWTSDPATLVLSGVECDVDCGCNFHSTCITAPGICDHCQDWTTGPQCEHCRPGSFGSALAGGGGCVPCQCNGHGDPLQGYCHNQTGQCFCTHHTQGPHCESCLPGYYGDPRNNGTCFRQCQGRSVILSHQSPLSELPISSSLGWRGGVGGKGGLSHCLWVLSVSENLAPCVPGELCPPVALTLHPDSHTQCTSSYVYVFDGLPRFLSNGVVHSDHNLIGAFCGTTRTQPITVEATSGVISVYFEANVSSDHPQGFNASFWVRRCREGSEAGEDGSPVCQGGAQCSGGLCQCPQGYGGPYCDRPLCPEDCGLAEVRGSCNLSLGVCVCADGWGGSDCSTPLDSSSLVWETLLDTQLTANQAHRFLHRMGHSLVSGPQGNLWMYGGLSLSEGILGNVYRYSVLERRWTQMLTSSVEEGSTPSPRYHHASALLASHQPLSGAQGATHNLMLVVGGVTQKGVALDTWSLNLSSLVWRQHKSSVLPPVAGHTLTVRRDSSMLLIGGYSPENGFNHHLLEFNIHSGNWTVAPHTGTPPTGLYGHSAVYHEQTDAVYVFGGYRFHVETVEPSGELYSLYYPNLTWSLLVPSQGNKPLSRFFHAAALIKDTMVIVGGRTGEEDYSNTVSLYQINCNTWIQPDSAVGEPVNRSVSLAMAGWGGRLFLSGGFNGVTLGRLLTLTLPSDPCALLSMPEACNTTTGSCVWCRGTCASSNTAERLGCSIGQSPCSPTPRLPDQCRRLKTCSECLARHPRTFSSPSQSQSALQCKWCTNCPEGACISSTVSCTSEHDCRINQREIFLSSNCTETSCEASDCPKCTASGKCMWTRQFKRTGETRRILSVNPTYDWTCFSYALLNVSPMQVESSPPLPCPPPCYHLSTCSLCLGSRGSDGGWQHCVWSMALQQCVSPSFVPLRCEAGQCGRLLSGGDSCSPQCAQLTQCSQCIAWPQCGWCAARGGNGAGRCQQGGLDGVSEGVCPQRNSSWSFLHCPEEDECANGHHHCNSTQDCHDLTQGYHCTCKQGYVLSRVSGQCEPVCAQGCVNGTCVSPGVCQCHFGFVGDNCSSQCRCNKHSNCKGVSETDKCLECRNNTMGDHCEKCKPLYVGSAVGGGTCRPCREFCRGNSAVCLSRDEHKRAVDHPQDHPLDQDSIVQWVSEGPTEDAAVCVSCQNNSVGDKCESCLSGYFLLQGKCDKCQCNGHADTCNEHDGTGCPCQNNTETSSCLSSPQSDRKDCYRTQCAKCKDSFNGTPVNGRQCYRQFNVDNECCFDPTSQTNCFHDPTIRNLPKGRTVFFAAQPKFTNVDIRVTIDVTFGEVEVYVSNSHDTFIVEVDRHTGIHAVKIEDESAARGGVSGGDKETPPSPMKVYANSSSSLGGPMLPNTPLQLHAKPQGADREVREARTEGLISYITVWKPQTVLIVRGVRDRVVITFPHEVHSLKSSRFYIALRGVGTDERQGESQGLLFLRQDQAHIDLFVFFSVFFSCFFLFLSVCVLLWKIKQFMDFRREQRRHIQEMTKMASRPFAKLTVYLEPEEPQLIYLPSTGGGGVGGSAVSLAHARTGKLGGIVVGQRGRAGAVSYKHEPGSGPTVHHHHLTLGGGGNSGQHLPLHYLNTHHYVPTTANTTASHHHHPSSHSGYQHFCRSDPFLSQLMGFSYSTFKVGPITLEPTDDGMAGVATVLIQLPGGILAPNRACLGSALVTLRQNLQEYCGHGNGGGHPGAGGVRKGLLGHQHLTTMAM, from the exons ATGGGGACGGAGACACGGGATCTG GTGGGGGAGAGGATGGCCTCCCTCCTCCATGGCCCCCTGCTGGGGTTGCTGCTGGTGACTGTGGCCCCTGGGTGTTGGGCAGGAGACTGTAAGGGCCACAGACAGGTGCTGAGGGGCCCCCCAGGGTACGTCACAGATGGGCCAGGGAACTACTCTGTAAACGGGAACTGCGAGTGGCTCATCAAAG CCCCCAGCAGCAATTACCGTATCGTCCTGAACTTCACCTTCATGGAGACAGAATGCACCTACGATTACCTGTTCGTCTACGATGGAGACTCCTACCAGAGCCCCCTACTGGCCAGTCTGAGTGGCACCACCCTGCCGCAGCCCATAGAAGCCAAGTCTGGCAAG atGCTGCTCCACCTCTTCAGCGATGCCAACTACAACCTCCTGGGCTTCAATGCCACCTACTCGTTCTCTGTGTGCCCTGGAGCCTGCGGAGGTCACGGGCGCTGTGACACAGCCTCATCCCTGTGCCAGTGCCACCTGGGCTGGGGAGGAGCCGACTGCGCCACCCCTCTGTGTCCCCAGGCCTGCATCCTGCATGGCACCTGTGACAAG agAGGAGAGCGTTGTCTCTGCAGCTCGGACTTCCTGGGCCAGAGCTGTCAGTTGGGTCTCCGTGATGACAGTGGGGCGGGGCAGTGGTGGCAGGTGAGCGGGGGCGACCCCTACACTCCCCCCCGGACCGGCTCTGCTGGGGTCTACCTGTCCTCCACTGGAGCCATGTACCTGTTTGGAG GGTTTGACTTGAACCGAGCTCTGGGGGACCTGGTTAAATACAACTTCAGCATGAACCAGTGGGAGAACAGATCTTATGGACACTCCCCA GCGGCTCGTCACTCCCACACAGCAGTTGAGTGGAAGGGGAACATGGTGATCTTCGGAGGAGAGCTCGCGAGCGCCGCTTTAGCCAGCGATGTCTGGATGTACCGCCCAATCCAGGATGACTGGCAGCAGCTCGGCCAATCCCATTTGCACGGGGCACCGAGAGTGGCCAACCATGCAGCAGCTGTAGTGGACAACTATCTCTACATATTTGGAG GTCGTACGGAAGAGGACATGTTCTCGTCATCACTGTATCGGTTTGGTCTGCGGGGTTCTGGGGTGTGGGAAGCGGTGCAGCCCACCGGTGGGAAGCCCCCCGCCACAGCAGGTCACTCCATGGTGTTCCACCCCCCGTCCCGGGCCCTGCTGGTCTACGGGGGCCACAGGCCTACCACCGCCAG gttCAGTGTACGTGTGAACTCCACGGATGTATTCCACGTGGACCGGAGGTTCTGGACCTCGTTCCGCTCCCGTTTCCCAGCCACAGGCCCCAGGGAGAGAGCCTTCCACTCAGCCACCGTCATCGGCAACTACATGGTGGTCTATG gggGGAATGTGCACATCCACTACCAGGAGGAGAAGTGTTATGATGAGGGAATCTTCTTCTACCACCTGGGCTGTCACCAGTGGGTGTCTGCTGGGGAGAGCCTCCAGCACA gAGGAGAGGCTGTGAGAGGGCGGTACTCCCATGTAGCTGCTGTGATGGAGGGCAGGGTGCTGCTGGTTGCCGGGGGATACAGTGGTATTGCCCGTGGAGACCTGGTGGCGTACAAAGTTCCTCTGTTTGTGAGCAGTGACCCAGGAGACCGGGTGAGTCAAGAt gACGCTGTGTGTGCCGAGGCACCAGACGAGAGCGTGTGTCTGAAGAACCCAGAATGCAGCTGGTGTGAGGGCCGCTGTCGGGAGTACCAACCCACCAACCCG TGTGGCAGCACAGGGTGCCTGGGCCTGGCCCGCTTCCTTTCTGACTGCCAGTCCTGCCTGGTGTTCAGTGGGGCTCCAGGTTCCCTGCCCCGCGCCCCCGGTGACTTCGGCTGGTGTGTCCAGAACGAGTCCTGCCTACCTGTGTCAG ATCAAAGTGCTTGCCGTGTGGACCAGATCTCAGGGGCGTACGGCTGGTGGGGGGAGCGTACCCGTTTCCTCACCTCAATCCTTTCCTGTCGCACTGAGAACTATGTCCCGGGACTGCACCTGCTCACCTTCCAGCACCCCCGCAACGACTCCCAGCCTGACAAG GTGTCCATCCTGCGCAGCACCTCCATCATCCTCAGCCCCACCACAGAGATGGACGTCACCCTGCAGTTCCGGGGCTTCATCCACCCCCTGTGGGGTGCgcctccacctgcaccccctccCACCGAGACAGTCTCCATGTGGGCCCGGATACAGAGGCTACACTTTGAGGCCCGCATGGCTGCTGGACCCAATTCCCTGCaactg AAGGAGGTGGTAGGTCGCTGGGCAGCTCACCAGGAGAAGGAGACGAAGCTGCTGTCCCGTCCTGACATGGGTCGTCTGTTTCCCAACCTGACCCGAGGGAACCGCTACCTGGTCCAGGCCGAGGGATACCTCAACAACTCAGGCTCTGGACAGACCAGTGAGATGGCCCTGACCTGGAACAGAACCACCCTGCCCGGCGGAAGT gAGATTTCCTTCTTGTTCTTGGAGCCGTACCGTTCTGGCTCTTGCTCGGGGTACCAGTCGTGCTTGGCGTGTCTGTCAGACCAGTCCTGTGGCTGGTGTCCGTCTCTGGGCCGCTGTCTGTTCCGTGCCCTGCCTGACCTGGAGCCCTGCCCGGAGGACCAGGGGGAAGGGGAGCGCCACCTGCTGCTGGCCCCGCCGCAATGCACCCTCTGTGAGGAGTACAGGGACTGCTCCGCCTGCACTCAG GACCCCTACTGTGAGTGGCAGATAAACTCCAGCAAGAAGGGTGACTACCAATGCAGCCGACGGGGGAGACTGGAAGGATCCATTCGCGACCCAGTGGGGTGCCCTAAAGTCTGCAACCA GAGGAGGACATGTGGGGAGTGTTTGTCTAACTCCAGTCAGTGTGCGTGGTGTGAGTCGGCCCAAGCCTGCTTCTACTTTGCGGCCTACCTCACTAAGTACCCCTACGGAGAGTGCAGGGACTGGTATGACAG TGTCCACTCAGTGCCCCAGTGTAAGCAGTGCTCAGCTCTGGTCACCTGTACAGACTGTCTCCAGACGTTCCAGTGTGGCTGGTGTGGAGACTACAACAACCCCACCATCGGCAGGTGTCTAAGAGGAGACTGGGCAGGGATGGACGACCCCTCTGTGTATAACTGCAGTGTGGCTGTGGCTGAAGTACGGGCTACCAG tCCTGAGCCCCAGACCTTGGCCCCCCCGCGGCCCATGGAgatggagctggagctggagcacctggaggagggggagagggatgcaGTCTGGTCCTACCCCACCTGTCCCGATGTGGAGGAGTGCAGGCTGGGCCTCCACAGCTGCCACCCCTTCGCCACCTGCGTCAACACCCCCACCTCCTACGAGTGCCACTGTGAGAGGGGCTACACTGGGGACGGCACCCTGCACTGCAACCAGAc tTGTTATAATGAGTGTCGTGAGGGCCAGTGCAGCGGCAGCCCGCGGTTTGAGTGTGAGTGTTCCCTGGGCTGGACATCTGACCCAGCCACCCTGGTGCTGAGCGGGGTGGAGTGTGACGTGGACTGTGGCTGTAACTTCCACAGCACCTGTATCACCGCCCCAGGCATCTGTGACCACTGCCAGG ATTGGACAACGGGTCCCCAGTGTGAGCACTGTCGACCAGGGAGTTTTGGTTCTGCGCTGGCCGGGGGCGGGGGCTGTGTGCCCTGCCAGTGCAACGGCCATGGAGACCCCCTCCAGGGCTACTGCCACAATCAGACAGGCCAATGCTTCTGCACACACCACACCCAGGGACCACACTGTGAATCCTGCCTGCCCGGATACTACGGAGACCCCAG gAATAATGGCACCTGTTTCCGTCAGTGTCAGGGGCGCTCTGTGATCCTGTCCCACCAGTCACCCCTCTCTGAGCTCCCCATCTCGTCCTCCCTGGGGTGGCGAGGGGGCGTCGGGGGGAAGGGGGGACTCTCCCACTGTCTGTGggtcctgtctgtctctgagaACCTGGCCCCCTGTGTGCCGGGCGAGCTGTGCCCTCCTGTGGCTCTCACCCTGCACCCAGACTCTCACACACAGTGCACT agctcCTACGTTTACGTGTTTGACGGCCTGCCTCGTTTCTTGAGCAACGGGGTGGTGCACTCAGACCACAACCTGATTGGAGCGTTCTGTGGGACGACCCGGACTCAGCCAATCACTGTGGAGGCCACTTCAG gtgtgATCTCTGTCTACTTTGAGGCCAACGTCTCGTCCGACCACCCTCAGGGTTTCAACGCCTCCTTCTGGGTGCGACGCTGTCGAGAGGGTTCTGAGGCAGGCGAGGATGGGTCACCGGTGTGCCAGGGAGGGGCGCAGTGCAGTGGGGGGCTGTGCCAGTGTCCTCAGGGGTACGGGGGGCCGTACTGCGACAGGCCCCTCTGTCCCGAGGACTGTGGGCTAGCAGAGGTCCGAGGCTCCTGCAACTTG tctctgggagtgtgtgtgtgtgcagacggTTGGGGCGGCTCGGACTGCTCCACTCCTCTGGACTCCAGTAGcctagtttgggaaaccctaCTGGACACACAGCTCACAGCG AATCAGGCCCACAGGTTCCTCCACCGGATGGGCCATTCTCTAGTGTCTGGGCCCCAGGGGAACCTCTGGATGTATggaggcctctctctctcagagggcATCCTGGGAAACGTCTACAG GTACTCTGTGTTGGAGCGGCGCTGGACTCAGATGCTGACCAGCTCAGTGGAGGAAGGCTCCACCCCCAGCCCACGCTACCACCATGCCTCTGCCCTTCTGGCCAGTCACCAGCCTCTCTCCGGCGCCCAGGGAGCCACTCACAACCTCATGCTGGTGGTGGGCGGTGTCACGCAGAAGGGCGTCGCCCTGGATACGTGGAGCCTCAACCTCAGCAGTCTGGTGTGGAGACAGCACAAG AGCTCAGTGCTGCCACCGGTGGCAGGTCATACTCTAACGGTGCGTCGGGACTCCTCTATGCTGCTCATCGGAGGTTACTCTCCAGAGAACGGCTTCAACCACCACCTGCTGGAGTTCAACATCCACTCTGGCAACTGGACCGTCGCCCCCCACACCGGCACGCCTCCTACAG GTCTGTATGGCCACTCTGCTGTGTACCACGAGCAGACGGACGCCGTGTACGTGTTCGGAGGCTACCGCTTCCACGTGGAGACAGTGGAGCCCTCAGGAGAGCTCTACAGTCTCTACTATCCCAATCTCACCTGGTCCCTACTGgtcccctcacaggggaataag cCCCTGTCTCGTTTCTTCCACGCTGCAGCCCTGATAAAAGACACCATGGTGATCgtgggagggaggacaggagaggaggactACAGCAACACAGTGTCTCTGTACCAGATCAACTGTAACACCTGGATACAGCCAG ACTCGGCGGTGGGTGAGCCAGTTAACCGTTCAGTGTCTCTGGCCATGGCGGGCTGGGGTGGGCGGCTGTTCCTCTCTGGGGGTTTCAACGGGGTCACCCTGGGGCGTCTTCTCACCCTGACCCTTCCCTCTGACCCCTGTGCCCTGCTGTCCATGCCCGAGGCCTGCAACACCACCACAGGCAGCTGTGTCTGGTGCAGGGGCACCTGCGCCTCCTCTAATACCGCTGAGAG actGGGCTGTTCAATTGGTCAGTCTCCCTGCTCCCCCACCCCTCGTCTACCAGACCAGTGTCGAAGACTGAAGACCTGCAGCGAGTGTCTGGCACGCCACCCCAGGACCTTCTCTAGCCCCTCACAG TCCCAGTCTGCTCTGCAGTGTAAGTGGTGTACAAACTGTCCAGAGGGAGCATGCATCAGCAGTACTGTCAGCTGCACCTCAGAACATGACTGCAGGATCAACCAGAGAGAGATCTTCCTGTCCAGCAACTGTACTGAGACCAGCTGTGAGGCCTCCGACTGCCCCAAGTGCACCGCCTCAGGGAAGTGCATGTGGACACGCCAGTTCAAACGCACTG GGGAGACCAGGCGCATCCTGAGTGTGAACCCCACCTACGACTGGACGTGCTTCAGCTACGCCCTGCTCAACGTGTCCCCCATGCAGGTGGAGTCCTCCCCCCCTCTGCCCTGCCCGCCCCCCTGTTACCACCTCAGCACCTGCAGCCTCTGCCTGGGCTCCCGGGGCTCAGATGGGGGCTGGCAGCACTGTGTGTGGAGCATGGCACTGCAGCAg tgtgtgAGTCCATCCTTCGTGCCTCTGCGCTGTGAGGCGGGtcagtgtggtcgtctgctgtcTGGTGGGGACTCCTGCTCCCCACAGTGCGCCCAGCTCACCCAGTGCTCCCAGTGCATCGCCTGGCCCCAGTGTGGCTGGTGTGCTGCACGCGGGGGCAATGGGGCTGGACGCTGCCAGCAGGGAGGCCTCGACG GTGTGAGTGAGGGAGTGTGTCCCCAGAGGAACAGCAGCTGGTCATTCCTCCACTGCCCGGAGGAAGATGAGTGTGCCAACGGCCACCACCACTGTAACAGCACCCAGGACTGCCATGACCTGACCCAGGGATACCACTGCACCTGCAAGCAGGGCTACGTTCTCAGCCG TGTGTCAGGCCAGTGTGAGCCGGTGTGTGCTCAGGGTTGTGTCAACGGGACGTGTGTGTCCCCGGGAGTGTGTCAGTGTCACTTTGGCTTCGTGGGGGACAACTGCTCGTCTCAGTGTCGCTGTAACAAACACAGCAACTGTAAAGGAGTGTCTGAGACTGACAAGTGTCTGGAGTGTAGAAACAACACCATG GGTGATCACTGTGAGAAGTGTAAGCCCCTGTATGTGGGGTCGGCGGTGGGTGGGGGGACGTGCCGCCCCTGTCGGGAGTTCTGCAGGGGGAACAGCGCTGTGTGTCTGTCCCGGGACGAACACAAGAGGGCGGTAGACCACCCCCAAGACCACCCTCTGGACCAAGACAGC ATTGTTCAGTGGGTGTCGGAGGGTCCTACAGAGGACGCAGCGGTTTGTGTGAGCTGCCAGAACAACAGCGTGGGGGACAAGTGTGAGAGCTGCCTTAGCGGCTACTTCCTACTGCAGGGGAAGTGTGACAA GTGTCAGTGTAACGGCCATGCTGACACGTGTAATGAACATGACGGCACAGGCTGCCCCTGTCAGAACAACACAGAGACCTCTTCCTGCCTCAGCAGCCCGCAGAGCGACAGGAAGGACTGCTACAGAACACAG TGTGCCAAGTGCAAAGACTCCTTCAACGGCACACCGGTAAACGGGCGCCAGTGCTACCGGCAGTTCAACGTGGACAATGAGTGCTGCTTCGACCCCACCTCCCAGACAAACTGCTTCCACGACCCCACCATCCGCAATCTGCCCAAGGGACGCACCGTCTTCTTCGCTGCCCAGCCAAAGTTCACCAACGTGGACATCCGGGTCACCATCGACGTGACCTTCGGGGAGGTGGAGGTGTACGTGTCCAACTCCCACGACACCTTCATCGTAGAAGTGGACCGCCACACAGGCATCCACGCCGTCAAGATCGAGGACGAGTCAGCGGCCCGAGGTGGGGTGAGCGGGGGGGATAAGGAGACGCCTCCATCACCTATGAAGGTGTATGCCAACTCCTCATCCAGTCTGGGTGGGCCCATGCTCCCCAACACCCCCCTGCAGCTCCACGCCAAGCCCCAGGGGGCGGACAGGGAGGTACGGGAGGCCAGGACGGAGGGGCTCATCTCCTACATCACGGTGTGGAAGCCCCAGACAGTGCTGATCGTTCGAGGTGTCCGTGACCGCGTGGTCATCACCTTCCCCCATGAGGTCCATTCCCTGAAGTCCAGCCGCTTCTACATCGCCCTGCGCGGGGTAGGCACCGACGAGAGACAGGGCGAGTCCCAGGGCCTGCTCTTCCTCCGCCAGGACCAGGCCCACATCGACCTGTTCGTCTTCTTCTCTGTTTTCTTCTCCtgcttcttcctcttcctctccgtcTGCGTCCTCCTCTGGAAGATTAAACAGTTCATGGACTTCCGCCGAGAGCAGAGGCGTCATATCCAGGAAATGACCAAGATGGCATCCAGGCCCTTCGCCAAGCTCACTGTCTATTTGGAGCCAGAGGAGCCCCAGCTCATCTACCTGCCCTCCACAGGGGGCGGAGGTGTGGGGGGCAGTGCCGTGTCCCTGGCCCATGCACGCACAGGCAAGCTGGGGGGCATTGTAGTTGGCCAGAGGGGGAGAGCTGGAGCCGTCTCCTACAAACACGAGCCAGGCTCCGGCCCCAccgtccaccaccaccaccttacTCTGGGCGGAGGGGGCAACAGTGGGCAGCACCTGCCCCTGCATTACCTCAACACCCACCACTATGTCCCCACCACCGCCAACACCACGGCCTCGCACCACCACCACCCGTCCTCCCACAGCGGGTACCAGCACTTCTGCCGCTCTGACCCCTTCCTGTCCCAGCTCATGGGCTTCTCCTACTCCACCTTCAAAGTGGGACCCATCACCCTGGAGCCCACGGACGACGGCATGGCCGGGGTGGCCACCGTCCTCATCCAGCTGCCGGGGGGCATCCTGGCCCCTAACCGCGCCTGCCTGGGGTCCGCCCTGGTCACACTACGGCAGAACCTCCAGGAGTACTGTGGTCACGGCAATGGAGGGGGACACCCCGGAGCGGGAGGGGTGCGCAAAGGCCTGCTAGGGCATCAGCACCTCACCACCATGGCTatgtag